In the Flavisolibacter tropicus genome, one interval contains:
- a CDS encoding sodium:solute symporter codes for MIGSYDIAISVLYILGIVAIGLWAGLKKKKVVEGTSSNEYFLAGKSLKWPMIGLALFATNISCIHLVSLAQSGFDTGLLNGNFEWMAAFTLILLALFFVPFYLKSKVATLPDFLEKRYNRACRDWLAIVSIVSAIVIHIAFSFLAGGIVLKTLFGVNMYVSVVVIALLTGLYTIIGGLRAVVITESIQTIVLLTGAVVITVICFQNVGGWDAMTATLQQTNSLDKLSMLRGSGDKSGMPWYAVFLGYPVLGIWYWCADQTIVQRVLGAKDENHARVGSLFCGFIKILPVFIFVLPGLMAYVLAQKGMFDISSLQTVDATGKTITETKGIYTLMITQLVPTGLVGILVAALLSGLMSQISGALNSIATLASFDLYKRFNPAASDRKLVSVGKVSAAVALVVSISLLPLLNRYESLFNGLNDVIAHIAPPITTVFILGIFWKNASAKAAQLTLWIGSLLGVVVFAVNKLLPDTVISNIPFMMMAFYLFVACMFMQIVFSFIYPVKHTPESDALYWRSPMDPLRGATWKGIGNYKFLSLLLLGIMCLLYWLYQ; via the coding sequence ATGATCGGATCGTACGATATTGCCATAAGTGTACTCTACATACTCGGTATTGTAGCTATTGGTTTATGGGCTGGGCTAAAGAAAAAGAAAGTAGTAGAGGGAACATCTTCAAACGAATACTTTCTTGCCGGTAAAAGCCTGAAATGGCCTATGATCGGGCTGGCTTTATTTGCCACCAATATTTCCTGTATTCACTTGGTAAGCCTTGCTCAATCGGGTTTTGATACAGGGTTGCTCAACGGCAATTTTGAGTGGATGGCCGCTTTTACGCTCATTTTGCTGGCCTTGTTTTTTGTTCCCTTCTATTTAAAATCGAAGGTGGCTACACTGCCTGATTTTTTGGAAAAAAGATATAACCGCGCATGTAGGGACTGGCTGGCTATTGTTTCTATTGTTTCGGCCATCGTTATACATATTGCCTTTTCCTTTCTTGCGGGTGGTATTGTATTAAAAACATTGTTTGGTGTAAATATGTATGTAAGTGTCGTGGTGATTGCCTTGCTTACTGGCTTATACACCATCATTGGTGGTTTGCGTGCCGTGGTTATTACAGAATCTATTCAAACCATTGTTCTTCTTACAGGCGCTGTTGTTATTACGGTCATCTGTTTTCAGAATGTGGGCGGATGGGATGCCATGACGGCAACACTCCAACAAACCAACAGCCTTGACAAACTTTCCATGCTTCGTGGAAGTGGCGATAAAAGTGGTATGCCGTGGTATGCTGTTTTCCTGGGTTATCCTGTTTTAGGAATCTGGTACTGGTGTGCCGATCAAACCATTGTTCAACGTGTGTTGGGTGCAAAAGATGAAAACCATGCAAGGGTAGGTTCACTGTTTTGTGGATTTATCAAAATATTACCTGTATTCATTTTTGTGTTGCCGGGTTTAATGGCCTATGTTCTGGCTCAAAAAGGGATGTTCGATATCAGCAGTTTGCAAACAGTAGATGCAACTGGTAAAACCATTACCGAAACAAAAGGTATCTATACTTTAATGATTACACAGCTGGTGCCAACAGGGTTGGTTGGTATTTTGGTGGCTGCCTTATTATCTGGCTTGATGAGCCAAATTTCTGGTGCGCTCAATTCAATTGCTACCTTGGCAAGTTTTGATCTTTACAAGCGGTTTAATCCGGCGGCAAGTGATAGAAAACTTGTCAGCGTTGGTAAAGTGTCTGCAGCTGTGGCCTTGGTTGTGTCTATTTCCTTATTGCCGCTTTTAAACCGATACGAAAGTTTGTTCAATGGTCTTAACGATGTTATAGCGCACATTGCACCACCTATCACCACTGTATTTATTCTTGGGATCTTTTGGAAAAATGCTTCTGCCAAAGCCGCACAACTAACATTGTGGATAGGTTCTTTGCTGGGTGTTGTTGTATTTGCTGTAAATAAACTCTTGCCTGATACAGTAATCTCCAACATACCTTTTATGATGATGGCCTTTTATTTATTTGTGGCTTGTATGTTCATGCAGATAGTGTTCTCCTTTATTTACCCGGTTAAGCACACGCCAGAAAGTGATGCGCTGTATTGGAGATCTCCAATGGACCCATTAAGAGGAGCAACCTGGAAAGGTATTGGGAATTATAAATTCTTATCCTTATTGCTGTTAGGTATTATGTGCTTGCTGTATTGGCTTTATCAATAG
- a CDS encoding enolase C-terminal domain-like protein — protein sequence MISAINIKDRRFKLDSGAGSDAIHRDPVYSYAVTELIDDSGITGTGFAFTLGEGNDLVCKAAAFYAEQLKGKDIEELMHHFGKVFNQLSNEQQFRWLGPHKGVVHLALASVTNACYDLWAKKRGVPLWKLLIDLSPEQIVNTLDLSYIEDELTRAEAIQLLQDKQGSKSERSGIIESGYPGYDTSIGWFSYDDEKVRANCKKAIEEGFTAMKLKVGSADPQRDIRRSNIVREVAGSDVKVMLDANQQWTLPQALSICKELQSMQPYWIEEPTHPDDVLAHMTLADTIAPIKLALGEHVPNKVIFKNYLQADCAGFIQVDAVRVGGVSEFITVSLMCKKYGIPVVPHVGDMGQLHQHLVLFNHIAMGHEALFLEHIPHLQKHFVHPAVIKNGVYQTPQVAGSTCELKNQ from the coding sequence ATGATTTCAGCGATTAATATAAAAGACCGAAGATTTAAGTTGGATTCAGGTGCCGGTAGCGATGCTATTCACAGGGATCCTGTGTATTCGTACGCAGTAACAGAACTTATTGATGACTCTGGTATTACCGGAACTGGCTTTGCTTTTACGCTAGGCGAGGGAAATGATCTTGTTTGCAAAGCTGCAGCGTTTTATGCAGAACAGTTAAAAGGTAAGGACATTGAAGAACTGATGCATCATTTCGGAAAAGTATTCAATCAATTATCTAATGAACAGCAATTCCGCTGGCTGGGTCCGCACAAGGGTGTTGTTCATTTGGCCCTGGCCTCAGTTACCAATGCCTGCTATGACCTATGGGCTAAGAAAAGAGGTGTGCCTTTGTGGAAACTGCTAATCGATCTTTCGCCTGAGCAGATCGTTAACACACTAGATCTTTCTTATATTGAAGATGAATTAACCCGGGCAGAGGCTATTCAGCTACTTCAGGATAAGCAAGGGAGTAAATCGGAGCGGAGTGGTATTATCGAAAGCGGTTATCCCGGGTACGATACGTCCATTGGTTGGTTTAGTTACGATGATGAAAAAGTACGGGCGAATTGTAAAAAAGCAATTGAAGAAGGTTTTACGGCCATGAAGCTGAAAGTAGGATCTGCGGATCCGCAGCGAGACATCCGGCGTTCCAATATTGTGCGGGAAGTGGCAGGTAGTGATGTAAAAGTAATGCTCGATGCTAACCAGCAATGGACCTTGCCGCAGGCATTAAGCATTTGTAAAGAACTCCAGTCAATGCAGCCTTACTGGATAGAAGAGCCTACTCATCCTGATGATGTGCTGGCACACATGACACTTGCTGACACCATTGCGCCAATCAAGCTGGCGTTAGGTGAACATGTACCCAATAAGGTCATCTTTAAAAATTACCTGCAGGCGGACTGTGCTGGTTTTATACAGGTGGATGCTGTGCGGGTAGGAGGCGTAAGTGAGTTTATTACTGTAAGCCTGATGTGTAAAAAATATGGTATTCCTGTGGTGCCACATGTAGGCGATATGGGACAGCTGCATCAGCACCTGGTATTGTTTAATCATATAGCCATGGGACATGAGGCGTTGTTCCTTGAGCATATTCCCCATTTACAGAAACATTTTGTGCATCCTGCAGTAATTAAAAACGGCGTATACCAAACACCCCAGGTGGCCGGAAGTACCTGTGAACTAAAAAACCAATAA
- a CDS encoding SDR family NAD(P)-dependent oxidoreductase has product MKQLDHKVIVLTGGSEGIGYECAKAYAAEGAKLVILAIGEKQLAKVMAELGPEHLGVCCDVRNEEQVSLAMQKAIAQFGKIDAIHNNAGIASPSKTLDETTEDEWNDLMDVNLKSIYYTVKYGIKALKETRGCILNTSSLVGEIGQELHAAYTATKGAVNALTKSMALDYAKFHVRVNAVSPAGVWTPTLQKWTEEQPSTAFINEYLNNIHPLGYCPQGDVIADACVFLLSDKARFITGCILPISGGAELGYRSVLPVAEPVGNEVN; this is encoded by the coding sequence ATGAAACAACTAGATCATAAAGTAATCGTTCTTACTGGAGGTAGTGAAGGGATAGGGTATGAGTGTGCAAAGGCATATGCTGCAGAAGGAGCAAAGCTTGTCATTCTTGCCATTGGTGAAAAGCAATTGGCAAAGGTTATGGCTGAATTGGGACCGGAGCACCTGGGAGTTTGTTGCGATGTGCGCAATGAAGAACAGGTTAGTCTGGCCATGCAAAAAGCAATCGCACAGTTTGGTAAAATAGACGCTATTCATAATAATGCCGGCATTGCAAGCCCTTCTAAAACCCTTGATGAAACGACAGAAGACGAATGGAATGACCTGATGGATGTCAATCTGAAAAGTATTTACTATACAGTTAAGTATGGCATCAAAGCATTAAAAGAAACAAGAGGCTGCATTTTAAATACCAGCAGCCTTGTTGGTGAAATAGGGCAGGAGCTACATGCAGCTTATACGGCTACTAAAGGTGCTGTGAATGCCTTAACCAAATCTATGGCATTGGACTATGCAAAGTTTCACGTACGTGTAAATGCTGTTAGTCCTGCTGGAGTATGGACGCCTACTTTACAAAAGTGGACAGAAGAACAACCTTCTACAGCCTTCATCAATGAATACCTCAATAATATTCATCCTTTAGGTTATTGTCCGCAGGGCGATGTAATTGCTGACGCCTGTGTGTTCTTGCTGTCAGACAAAGCCCGTTTTATCACCGGCTGTATTTTGCCTATTAGTGGTGGGGCGGAACTTGGGTATAGATCTGTGTTGCCTGTGGCAGAACCAGTTGGAAACGAAGTGAACTAA
- a CDS encoding glycoside hydrolase — translation MLPNNVFKTIKHSFLVFTAFLFTQQTTAQKSVPYFGEIKWINGYAKEITGENIGYFSAYPDYATVALLTRCTDGNKVIEWETAPVPKNIKGNYVYFSWVAAHSSGTSKGDRNFDLYVNDHKVLTFTTTPNHQNPNWSFAATDSSRIVFQQTKRDAANDAHGLAFLRLPVSKLKPGEPVKIKVVGQAQNSNDWYMTFKFSFEEKVEVAPVPFMLKSGKQPVVLTALHFGKDQHLQVKVNRKGNHSFLIKDGVNTFDIPVNAVQKNDSVFIQVSAGKNVMVSKYVLLKPVVHRELHFIHHSHTDIGYSHLQPEVLKIHIKNIDDALHMIDATKNLAKEARFKWNIESLWAVENYLKQASPAQTERFINAVKEGSICLSGLYANILTGLSQPEEVFHYTDYAEQLRKQYGVKINSAMISDIPGYAWTTVTGLAKGSIRYFSSGPNFLGETHPYGGDRVGHFVKTWGDKPVWWASPSGEEKVLFWTAGKGYSSWHGTPVGGVFDKGAKKIAAYLNELTDKNYPYEMVQWRYNIVSDNGPIDPSISDFVDQWNKKYASPKIVLNTTDKLFEAFEQKYGNSLPVVKGDITPYWEDGAISTAYEEGKNRVNSLRLQQLTTLYAILDAKKYQPSSFYEAWKNILLFHEHTWGAYNSITDPDIPFVTEQWQIKKQFMLDGDKQINELEKNLLAPLTDSLSKRIAVVNTSSWARSGMVTIPATINGKSVRDAVGKKWPLQKLSNGTYVFMANQVPALGAAVYTITNEEADAIKNNFTVTNNAVANDKIRMEWDQQGSITNLTENGSFNFAGSFNKQGLNSYWYVPGFNPTDALTNSHVQVKVLENGPLVLSLVLLSDAPGANRLERKITLYAGSNEVMIDNLIDKKAVRQKEGVHFGFPLHPSLNKVTLDAGYGSMQYLANQLPGSNMDYLYSRRWLDVSTADKGIQWMLLEAPLVEPGAIIDERQTINQTHKEWKKTGSPTATWFSYVMNNYWHTNYKADQDGVSHFRYALKPHGPFSYTETEKAGASFSQPLLALPVKEQVTFADGLFDLSNNRIVVTSLTPQEDGSIVIRLYNPEASTEQTNFLWKKMRPSQVIHLGTGKKFSVNEPITLAGMGVMEFKITQ, via the coding sequence ATGCTGCCCAACAACGTTTTCAAAACGATTAAACACAGCTTTTTAGTTTTCACAGCCTTCCTGTTTACACAACAAACAACGGCACAAAAGTCAGTACCTTACTTTGGCGAAATAAAGTGGATTAATGGCTATGCAAAAGAAATTACTGGCGAAAACATTGGCTATTTCTCCGCTTACCCCGATTATGCCACCGTTGCATTATTAACCCGCTGTACCGATGGTAATAAAGTGATTGAATGGGAAACAGCACCGGTACCCAAAAACATAAAGGGGAATTATGTATACTTCAGTTGGGTGGCAGCACACTCTTCAGGAACCAGTAAAGGGGACCGGAATTTTGACTTATACGTGAATGATCATAAAGTCCTAACCTTTACCACTACACCCAACCATCAAAATCCTAACTGGAGTTTTGCAGCAACCGACAGCTCAAGAATTGTTTTTCAGCAAACAAAAAGAGACGCAGCGAATGATGCACATGGGCTGGCTTTCTTGCGTTTGCCTGTAAGCAAGCTTAAGCCAGGTGAACCGGTTAAAATTAAAGTTGTTGGACAAGCCCAAAACAGCAATGACTGGTACATGACCTTTAAGTTTTCTTTTGAAGAGAAAGTGGAGGTAGCACCAGTACCCTTTATGCTTAAAAGCGGAAAACAACCTGTTGTTTTAACGGCACTTCATTTTGGAAAAGACCAACACCTCCAAGTAAAGGTCAACCGCAAAGGAAATCACTCATTTCTCATAAAGGATGGTGTCAACACATTTGACATACCAGTAAATGCTGTTCAGAAAAACGACAGTGTGTTCATCCAGGTTTCGGCAGGTAAAAACGTGATGGTAAGCAAGTATGTTCTTCTAAAACCAGTGGTTCATCGGGAGCTGCATTTCATTCATCATTCACATACGGATATTGGTTACTCGCATTTGCAACCGGAAGTTTTAAAAATCCATATAAAAAACATTGACGATGCCTTACACATGATCGATGCGACAAAGAACCTGGCAAAGGAAGCAAGGTTTAAATGGAATATCGAATCGTTGTGGGCGGTAGAAAATTATTTAAAACAGGCAAGCCCGGCACAAACGGAAAGATTTATCAACGCAGTAAAAGAAGGAAGTATTTGCTTATCGGGCTTGTATGCAAATATACTTACAGGACTCAGCCAACCGGAAGAGGTTTTTCATTATACCGATTATGCGGAACAATTACGCAAACAATACGGAGTGAAGATCAACAGTGCTATGATATCTGATATTCCCGGATATGCCTGGACAACAGTAACCGGCTTAGCAAAAGGAAGCATTCGATATTTTTCAAGTGGCCCTAATTTCCTGGGCGAAACCCACCCTTATGGTGGTGACAGGGTTGGCCATTTTGTAAAAACCTGGGGCGACAAACCGGTATGGTGGGCGTCGCCCTCAGGTGAAGAAAAGGTTTTATTCTGGACGGCAGGAAAAGGTTATTCTTCCTGGCACGGAACACCTGTTGGCGGCGTATTTGATAAGGGTGCTAAAAAAATTGCAGCCTATCTGAATGAACTAACCGACAAGAACTATCCGTATGAAATGGTACAATGGAGATATAATATTGTTTCCGACAACGGACCAATTGATCCCAGTATTTCTGATTTTGTAGACCAATGGAATAAAAAATACGCGTCACCCAAAATTGTATTGAACACAACAGACAAACTTTTTGAAGCGTTTGAGCAAAAATATGGCAACAGCCTACCTGTAGTAAAAGGCGACATTACACCCTATTGGGAAGATGGTGCTATCTCTACCGCTTATGAAGAAGGTAAGAACAGGGTAAACAGCTTGCGCTTACAACAATTAACAACCTTGTACGCTATACTGGATGCAAAGAAATACCAACCATCCAGCTTTTATGAAGCATGGAAAAATATACTTCTATTTCATGAACATACCTGGGGAGCCTACAACAGCATTACCGATCCTGATATTCCATTTGTAACAGAACAATGGCAAATTAAAAAACAATTCATGCTGGATGGGGATAAGCAGATTAATGAGTTGGAGAAAAATCTATTAGCCCCTCTCACCGACTCTCTATCAAAACGCATAGCGGTAGTCAACACCTCTTCATGGGCCAGAAGCGGAATGGTAACAATTCCAGCCACTATAAATGGCAAATCAGTAAGAGACGCAGTGGGCAAAAAATGGCCACTTCAAAAATTAAGCAACGGTACATATGTATTCATGGCCAACCAGGTACCAGCACTTGGAGCAGCTGTTTATACAATAACAAATGAGGAAGCGGATGCAATAAAAAACAACTTCACTGTTACAAATAATGCTGTGGCAAATGATAAGATACGAATGGAGTGGGATCAGCAGGGAAGTATTACCAACCTAACGGAAAACGGCAGCTTCAATTTTGCAGGTTCTTTTAATAAACAGGGTTTGAATAGCTATTGGTATGTTCCAGGTTTTAATCCAACGGATGCTCTTACCAACAGCCATGTGCAGGTAAAAGTATTGGAAAACGGTCCGTTGGTCCTTTCTCTTGTACTACTTAGCGATGCACCCGGCGCCAACCGCTTAGAACGGAAAATAACATTGTATGCAGGAAGTAACGAGGTGATGATTGATAACCTTATTGATAAAAAAGCCGTTCGTCAAAAGGAAGGTGTACATTTTGGGTTCCCCCTTCATCCATCATTGAATAAAGTAACCCTGGATGCTGGGTACGGATCAATGCAATACTTGGCCAACCAGTTGCCGGGCTCCAATATGGATTATTTATACAGCCGCCGGTGGCTAGATGTTTCAACGGCAGATAAAGGAATACAATGGATGTTGCTGGAAGCGCCCTTGGTTGAACCAGGCGCTATCATAGATGAACGCCAAACCATTAATCAAACGCATAAGGAATGGAAAAAAACAGGAAGTCCTACAGCTACATGGTTTAGCTATGTAATGAACAATTATTGGCACACCAACTATAAAGCCGATCAGGATGGTGTGAGTCATTTCCGCTATGCATTGAAACCCCATGGCCCATTCAGTTATACTGAAACAGAAAAAGCAGGCGCTTCCTTCAGTCAGCCATTGCTGGCATTGCCTGTTAAAGAACAGGTAACATTCGCAGACGGATTGTTTGATCTATCGAATAACCGCATTGTTGTTACCAGCCTAACACCACAGGAAGATGGAAGTATTGTAATCAGGCTTTATAATCCTGAAGCATCTACTGAGCAAACCAATTTCCTGTGGAAAAAAATGCGACCATCACAAGTGATCCACCTTGGAACTGGAAAAAAATTCTCTGTTAATGAACCAATCACCCTGGCAGGAATGGGGGTAATGGAATTTAAAATTACCCAATAA
- the galB gene encoding beta-galactosidase GalB, whose product MNYQRSLLGCILLILLFVTTGYNYVSAQSRPIKRMGAANTVSFDDGWLFARYGLQADGSKIEEPAGLETTSLNDGTWQPLTLPHDWAITGPFRIELDGATGKLPWKGIGWYRKHFVVPATDAGKQIFVDFDGAMANAKIWLNGKYVGTWPYGYTSFRMDLTPFIQPGKENVLAVRLDTENWDSRWYPGAGIYRHVWLVKTNPVHVDHWGTFITTPQITDKSALVNIAVTVRNQSEKAITANVLTTLFELDATNRPTKKVAVMKETVVEVNGSENKMAESQVNVANPKLWNIETPNRYVAQTTISINGKIIDTYHTPFGIRTLEFTARNGFLLNGKRVEIKGTCNHHDLGALGAAFNLSALTRQLKMLKEMGCNSLRTSHNPPAPELLELADKMGFLVWDEAFDAWKTGKRKNDYNKLFDHWHEKDLTALVHRDRNHPSVFIWSIGNEVNEQQNVELTKHLVDIVHREDPTRPVSNGYNDPNGGRKSGAAVALDIMGVNYFFGQQAKWDADPRYTNKPTIGSETSSCVTSRGEYFFGNNDYQNWQISSYDYAKPGWGCSPDEQFKTNATYPHLLGEYVWTGFDYLGEPTPYNSDETNLLNFRTDSSKKEELEKQLELLRQKNPPSRSSYFGIIDLAGFPKDRFYSYQSQWRPDFPVAHIFPHWNWPERMDSFTPVHVYTSGDEAELFLNGKSLGRKTKEAGKDFRLIWDDVKYTPGELKVICYKSGKQWATDKVKTTGEMAKLALSANRSVIHSQDNELCFITVKVTDTEGLMVPRSHPVIHFSVEGAGEIMATDNGDATSFVPFQSHDRPAFNGMALVIVKAKKGAKGPITIKAESKGLTTGTTKIQVQ is encoded by the coding sequence ATGAATTATCAACGATCGCTTTTAGGTTGCATACTATTGATCTTACTCTTTGTTACAACAGGATATAATTATGTGTCTGCACAAAGCCGACCCATTAAAAGAATGGGAGCCGCGAATACGGTTTCTTTTGATGATGGATGGCTGTTTGCCCGCTATGGTTTACAAGCCGATGGCTCCAAAATAGAAGAACCGGCAGGTTTGGAAACAACTAGTCTCAACGATGGTACCTGGCAGCCGTTAACATTACCGCACGACTGGGCCATTACCGGCCCCTTCCGGATTGAATTAGATGGCGCTACAGGCAAGTTGCCCTGGAAAGGAATAGGCTGGTACAGGAAACATTTTGTAGTGCCTGCAACAGATGCCGGCAAACAAATCTTTGTCGATTTTGATGGAGCAATGGCCAATGCAAAGATTTGGCTCAATGGAAAATATGTTGGTACCTGGCCGTATGGCTATACTTCGTTCCGCATGGATCTAACGCCCTTTATTCAACCCGGTAAAGAAAATGTCTTAGCCGTTCGTCTGGATACGGAAAACTGGGATTCCAGATGGTATCCAGGCGCTGGTATTTACCGTCATGTATGGTTAGTAAAAACAAACCCGGTGCATGTGGATCATTGGGGCACTTTTATTACCACGCCTCAAATCACAGACAAGAGTGCCTTGGTAAACATTGCGGTTACCGTGCGCAACCAATCGGAAAAAGCAATAACAGCAAACGTACTGACTACTTTGTTTGAATTGGATGCTACCAACAGGCCAACCAAAAAAGTGGCCGTAATGAAAGAAACTGTGGTGGAGGTGAACGGCAGTGAAAATAAAATGGCCGAATCACAGGTAAATGTTGCCAATCCCAAGCTTTGGAATATTGAAACACCTAACAGGTATGTAGCACAAACGACGATCAGCATTAACGGTAAAATCATTGATACCTACCATACACCATTTGGTATTCGCACATTGGAGTTTACTGCCCGCAATGGTTTTTTATTAAATGGTAAACGGGTGGAGATAAAAGGCACATGTAACCATCATGACCTGGGTGCATTGGGAGCCGCATTTAATTTGAGCGCCTTAACCCGTCAGTTGAAAATGCTGAAGGAAATGGGCTGTAATTCATTGCGTACGTCTCATAATCCACCGGCACCAGAATTACTGGAACTGGCAGATAAAATGGGCTTCCTGGTTTGGGATGAAGCGTTCGATGCGTGGAAAACTGGAAAACGTAAAAATGATTACAACAAATTATTTGATCATTGGCATGAAAAAGATCTAACGGCCTTGGTCCACCGCGACCGCAACCACCCTTCCGTATTCATCTGGTCCATTGGCAATGAAGTCAATGAACAGCAAAATGTAGAACTCACCAAACACTTAGTAGATATTGTACACCGGGAAGATCCTACGCGCCCGGTTTCCAATGGCTATAATGACCCGAATGGTGGCCGCAAGTCAGGCGCCGCCGTAGCCCTCGATATCATGGGCGTAAATTATTTTTTTGGTCAGCAAGCCAAATGGGATGCAGATCCTCGTTATACCAACAAGCCCACCATTGGTAGTGAAACCTCTTCCTGCGTTACTTCCCGTGGTGAATATTTCTTTGGAAATAACGACTATCAAAACTGGCAAATATCATCGTATGATTATGCAAAGCCGGGTTGGGGTTGTTCACCAGACGAACAGTTCAAAACCAATGCAACATATCCGCACCTGCTAGGTGAATATGTATGGACGGGCTTTGATTATTTGGGAGAACCGACGCCTTACAATTCAGATGAAACCAACCTGCTCAACTTCCGGACGGACTCCTCTAAAAAAGAGGAATTGGAAAAACAGTTGGAGTTATTGCGTCAAAAGAACCCACCATCAAGAAGCAGTTATTTTGGTATTATTGATTTAGCTGGATTTCCCAAAGACCGTTTTTATAGTTATCAATCGCAATGGCGTCCCGATTTTCCTGTAGCACATATTTTCCCTCACTGGAACTGGCCCGAAAGAATGGACTCCTTCACACCTGTGCATGTGTACACTTCAGGCGATGAAGCCGAACTGTTTTTAAATGGCAAAAGCCTGGGGCGCAAAACCAAGGAGGCCGGAAAAGATTTTCGCTTAATTTGGGATGATGTAAAATATACACCGGGTGAGCTGAAAGTGATCTGTTATAAAAGCGGAAAGCAGTGGGCAACAGATAAGGTAAAAACAACAGGCGAAATGGCAAAGCTTGCACTTTCCGCTAATCGTTCTGTGATCCATTCACAGGATAATGAATTATGCTTTATTACGGTGAAAGTAACAGACACTGAAGGATTAATGGTGCCACGTTCCCACCCTGTTATTCATTTCTCTGTAGAAGGAGCAGGAGAAATAATGGCAACTGATAATGGTGACGCCACCAGTTTTGTACCCTTTCAAAGCCATGACCGCCCAGCGTTTAACGGAATGGCATTAGTGATAGTAAAAGCAAAAAAAGGAGCTAAAGGGCCTATTACGATTAAGGCTGAAAGCAAAGGCTTAACTACAGGAACAACAAAGATCCAGGTTCAATAA
- a CDS encoding LutC/YkgG family protein, translating into MISSREKILKAIRGCELENKHLPSLNFGECKQEDLLAKFSQTLAAIGGRCRKVGGVEQIDAYIQEAGSKYPCIINAVSELRGFNIIDFVNADARTLASTAIFIVRGSVAIAENGAIWVTEKNIGNRSLPFLCQHLIIVVTEEDLVVDMHDAYEKNAIDIDGYGVFIAGPSKTADIEQSLVIGAHGPLSLEVFIIESSSNKP; encoded by the coding sequence ATGATAAGTAGTCGCGAGAAAATACTGAAAGCTATCAGAGGGTGTGAGCTAGAGAACAAGCATTTACCTTCTCTGAATTTTGGTGAATGTAAACAGGAAGATCTATTGGCTAAGTTTAGTCAAACACTTGCTGCTATTGGAGGGCGTTGCAGGAAAGTAGGTGGCGTTGAACAGATAGATGCCTACATACAGGAAGCAGGAAGCAAGTATCCCTGCATCATTAATGCAGTGAGCGAATTGCGGGGCTTCAATATCATTGACTTTGTAAACGCAGATGCCAGAACCTTGGCGAGTACAGCAATTTTTATTGTAAGAGGCAGTGTTGCTATAGCAGAAAATGGTGCTATTTGGGTGACAGAAAAAAACATTGGTAATCGCTCGTTACCATTTCTTTGTCAGCATTTGATAATTGTGGTTACAGAAGAAGATCTTGTTGTTGACATGCATGATGCCTATGAAAAAAATGCAATAGACATAGACGGCTACGGTGTATTTATTGCCGGTCCTTCAAAAACTGCGGATATTGAACAATCTCTGGTAATTGGTGCTCATGGGCCTTTGAGCCTGGAGGTATTTATAATAGAAAGCAGTTCCAATAAACCGTAA